The Paenibacillus sp. BIC5C1 DNA segment ATACTTTTGTAAAAGACAGTTTGATTCAATGTCGTAATCATTAATCTACTCTATTCAACTTCAGCTTAATAAACTAAAGAGCCGTAGAATTAGAGTCTTTTATAATTCCAATCTATTATTATATCAAAGCTCCTATTATTCAAGTAATTTGGTTGAATATCTCTAACATAATCGTCAGTGAATCATTGTAAAGATGTCCGCTCATTTCGAATAAGAAGCAAAAGATCAGGGTTACTAGTCTTCGACTCTGCAATATCCAGATACCTCAAAGCCTTAGAAAGATCTAAAATTGACATCTCTCTGGCTAAATGCAACCATAGCCTAGCGTTATTCTGGTTGCTCTGTAAACTTGCAATCAGTAAATCAATGTTACGCTTTTTTTTGGCTTTGAGATCAATAATATTAATATCGTACCCATCATGCAGTAAATGAATATCACTTGCTAAACGTGGGATATCTCCGCAGGAAATTTGTTCGTGAATTCTATCTGTGTACCTCAGGTGAGATGGAAACAACCTCACATATCCCACAGGAATCACTTCCACGATTTCTCCAGCCACAGTGTTATCATAAATGATGTCAAACACTGCTTCTTGGCCTATCTCTTTTTGCTTCTGAACATATGAACGTACTTTAGTTTGCTCTGTAGCGGGCAATACATCATCAGAATCAACTACGAATACCCAATCATGAGTTACTTGCTGTAAAGAATAGTTCCGTGCTGCCGCAAAATCATCAATCCATTCATAATGATAAAGTTTAATATAAGGATGTTTCTGTATATATTCTTTAATAATTGCGATTGTCGCATCTTCCGATCCTGTATCAACAATTACAATCTCATCTACAGCATCCACAATACTATCAAGGCAGCGTGCGATACATCGCTCAGAATCTTTCACAATCATAGCAGCTGATACGCTCATTGGAATACATCCCTCCTTTTCAATTTCATTGTTTTTGAAAGCAGAAATATTTGTTTGGGCTGAAGGAAGTTTCCTTTCTCTCACAATATTATGCCTCTCTCAAATTTGCTAATCTATTTAAAGAAGGAGCATAGTTATACTCCGCTGCAAAACTATATTGCTGCTTGGCCAGATCTTGCTGACCAGTGACTTCGTAATAGACACCCAAATTATGATGCGCTGCATAACTGCCCGTTCCATCAACCTTACCTTCAACTTCAACTTCTCCAATGGTTAGTGCTCGTTGATAAAATTGCTCTATTAAAAAAAGATTGTTGCTGTAATTACCTGGATTACTCAAGATAAGTTCAAGCATAAATAGGGCAGCAACAAAGAAAAAATCAGCACTTTCCTCTAGATATTCATAGTTATCCTCGATAACCGAAATACCTTCTTCCAGAGTACCTGCAGCTATCGTTGCATAAAGATAGTTTATGATAACTTGAGGTGCAAAAACTTTCCTGCGGTCTATAAACTGGTATGCAAATCTCAAATGAGTAACAGCTTGATTATGTTGCTGTAATCCTCGGTATTCTTTCGCTATCTGGTAATGGTAGTAGGCATCTTGTGGCTGTTCTTTGATGCAATCAAGTAGTATAGGAATGTTGCGGTCACTTTTAGTTTTATTCAGATAACCATCATGAGTGATCTCTACGGCAAGAATAACTCTCTTCATATCCGATTGTATTTGCTCATGTATCTTGCCAATGTACCGGCATTGTTTAGGAAAAATCCTTGAAATATAGCTTATTTCAGTATTTATTTGTCCCTGACTTTCAAATTGATTCTTCACCTTAACTTTACCAATTTCCGGAGCTGAATGAATAAATTCTTGGATTGTTGCTAAACAATCATTGGATATGAATTCATCTGCATCAAGTACAAGATTCCAGTCACTTGTAGATTGTTCTAAAGCGTAATTTCGAGCAGCAGCAAAATCATTGTTCCACTGGTAGTTATAAATCTTTGCATTGTATTCTCTGGCTATTTGTAAAGTATTGTCAGTCGAACCTGTATCAACAACTACAACCTCATCAACTAACTTAACAACACTCTCTAAGCATCTACTCAATACTGCCGATTCATTTTTAACAATCATTACTAATGATAAAGTATTCATAGTGTATTTAATCCTTTTTTCAATATATCAAGCAACTGATTCTCATTTTTTAATATCTTAACGAGCTCATGATCGTCTATAGTACTATCAAGTTTGTATTCTATTAATTTGACCTCAGGTATATCTTTCATAACTTCAGCATGCTTTTTATCAGAATTAGAGTAATGGATCTCATACTCTCCTCCATTACTCTTATTTTTTTCAAAAAAACTATTTAGGTTTAACAAAGTTGAATCATCTATATTTTGCAAATTACTCATCTCTTTATTCCATCGAGTCTCTTTAAACTCACTAAAATTATCCACTCCTATAACAGTTTGCGGATTAAAAGTGATTACTTTTACATCTTTACAATTAAGCATTCTTCCAATTAATAAACTTGCATATCCTCCCATAGAATTTCCTACTAGAACGACTTTGTTGGATTTTGAAATTTGTATTAGTTTCTCTACATACTCTTTTAATTCCAAAATATTACTTATTGAAGATGTGCCTAGTCCTCGATGATACCAAGATTGATAAATATCTCTTATAAACACTTTCTTAGCATCTAATTTTAGAGTTATATTATAAAATTCGAACATAGGAATTCCCACACCATTTCTAATTCCGCCAAAAAAAATGTAAATGACATGAGAACTAGATGAAAAATCTACGAACACTTTTTTAGACTTATTTTTTAGATATTGTCCAACATGATCTCTATTTAAAGTATTTATAAAGAATTCAAATTCTATTCTAATCAGCTCCCAACAGCATATTTATTTCTCTCAGATGAATATTAGCATTCTCCTTTATTTGATTGTAATAATTCTGGAAATTGCTTTCCTGCTCCTGAATTGTGCAGTTCAGTAATTTTTCGAAATAATATAATGATTTTCTTAGGTCACCGTCCAACTTATACATAAATGCAAGATTAAATAAAATCTCAATATTATTAGCAAAACGTATATTAGCTTCTCTTAATATCCATATAGCCGATTGAAAATCTTGTCTTAGATAAGCTATTGAAGCTTTCATAACTTGAATATCCACGTCGATTCCTACTTGGTTCTCAAGTTTTTTTATTAATCCTTCTGCTTCATCTAGTTTGAATTCCCCACATAAGTTGTTTATTTGGCTTTTTATTGAGTTCTTCAATAAAACAATTTCTGCAGATTCCTCATTTACCTCCTGGCTTCTGTTATGGTTATCACCTTCCCACAAATCATCAATCATATTCCACACTCGTTCCGAAGAAGATGCATCTGTGTAATAGTGGATTAAATTGGTTACATCTTTTCTTTGACTATAATAATAATCATTTTCCTTCAAACTCCGAAGCATTTGAACTTCAAGATCTAATTGAGTATAAGTTTTAGGACCGGGTGCCCAAAAATCAAAAGGAGTTAACCAAAGCCCTCTAGAATCGTCATAATCCTTTAAATCCAAAGGAATAAAAACAACAGGTTTATTCAATAAAAGATAATCAATATAAATAGAAGAGTAATCCGTCATCAACATATCCGTGCTACCTAACAACTCATACAATTGAACATCCTTTTCTTCTAACACTTTATTAGTTAGCAAATACATATTATCACTAAGTAATTCAGTTACTTTTGAAGAGAACAATTCCTCTTCAAAAGGATGTAATTTTATAATTAAAACAATATTGTTGTCAGTTAAGAATTTACCAAAACCTACTTTGTCAAAATCAGAGAAACCAAAAACATTACTCCAGTCCTTAGATCCGTCGGACTTCTCTAAGTTAAATATTTGATCTCTCCACGTTGGAGCATAAAACACAACCTTTTTAGAACTGAAGTCTTGATCAAGAATACAATCAAACTTTTTCTTCCCCTGTAAAAGCATATCGTTTCTTGGCATACCAGTTACATGATATACATGTCCTGATGCTAAAAATGCACCATTAAGCATATAGGAGCAAAAAGGTGAGAAAGATATCATGGCATTCAATTCCTTAAAATGGAAATATTGATGTTCCAACGAATTTCGGATAGTTCGATTTTTTTGTTCCATTACTCTCAAAGTTTTTGGCCCAAACCCATGCCATAACTCTACGTTAATTTGCCCCTGTTTTGGAGTGTATGAGCAGTGGGTTGTAACAACAATCTCACTATCGTCAACCTCTTCGTTAAATTCGGTGTATATCTCATGTTCTATAAGTTTCACTTCATATTTTTTAGTAATATAATCAGGCATATCATAAAACAGAGCTCTATTATTACATCCCGATTGTGAATGAGTTATGAGTTTAATGCGTGGCTTAAATTTTTTCATGTTTAATCATCCTTTATTAAATTTCAGTCCCTGTTTGGTTTTGTCGTGCCATGTCAAAATAATATTTTGACATTTCTTTTTGCCCTAACTCTTGCGAAATATATCCTAGGTTAAACAAAATGTCATAATTGTTAGGGAATTTAAGTCGACCTTCTTTAAGAATCTGAAGTGCTTTTTTTGACTCCCCTAACTTAAAATATAAAAAAGACTGCATAGTTATATATTCTTCATCGATTTCAAAATGTTCTTTATAAGCTTCTATTGCATTCTGCGCATCCTCTAAACTATTATTTTCTATTAAAAATCCAATTCTATCTGTTATGGCTATTTTAATATCATTTTGTTCTGCGCTGAGCTCAAGCTTCTCAATAGAGGTATTTCCACATTCCCAGAAATGATCTATTATATGCCAGGCTCTTTCTGAGGAGCCTGCTGTTTGATGATGATGTACAATATCGACAATTTTCTTGCGCTCAGCAGCGAATGAATCATTTTTTTCGAATATTGCTAATATCATAGATTCCATTTCGGTATACAACTTGAACCTAGATCCAGGTGACCAAAATTGATATGGATGAATAGGACCACCCTCTAAATGTGAAAGTCGATTATCGTTAAATAATACTGGTTTATTCAACAAAAAGTAATTCAAACAGCTTGGATTTACGTCTGAGATTAAAAGATCTATCGCATTTAAAATTTGGCTCAAATATAAATGCCGCTTTACAAGATCATTTTCTTTCAGCAAGAATATGTTATTTTCTAATAACATATTCTTATTATATTCACTAATGTAAATATTATTTTTGGTCATATCAATGAAGAAAAATAATTTATTTTTCTTCAGAAAATTGAATAACTCATTTATTTCAAATTTTTCAAAATTAAAAATGGCTTGAAAGAGTTCATTCAACCCTTTCATTCCCTTATAATTTAAATTTTGTGTTGTATAATCATAAGAATACATTATCACTTTGAAATCCCTATCTTTTACAACTCCAAAAGTCTCTAGTATATTATTCTTGTTTACAACTTCGTCAAATAGGAAGTCATTAGATGGTATACCTGTAATTTGATATTGTTCAGCAGTAGCACCATTACAAGCATTAAACAGAACAGAATTAACAGCAGAATTTGAGAGAATTATGTCTACATGCCTCCAACTAACATATAAATCTTCAAATTTAGTATATTCAATCGACGGAGAGATATTTCTATCCATTCTTTTTGATGGACCAAACGGAATTTTTGAAAATTCCACATTAATTTGATACTTAGTAGGAAGAAAAACATCGTTAGAATTAATAACAATATCGAAATTTTCTACGTTTATGTCATCAACTTCATTCTTAAGCTTGAATACAATTTCAAATTTCTCTGTAATATATTTTGGAGCTTTGGCAAGAAGCGCTGTGGAATTACATTCGATAAGGTCATCTGCAATTAGTAACACCTTGGGTCTATATAACATGATAATATCCTTTCTTATTTAGAAGATAATATTTTTTTAACTTCTACTATAATATCGGTTTATGGAATCGAAAAAGAAAGGATTTCATCAAAATATGATTGCTTTGAGGTGTTCCACATTTATCCTCCTATTTATTATAAAGACTTATAAACCGATAAACTTTATAGAAACAACTTTACAATGAGGAGGGTTAAAGGTATGGATAATAAAATAAAAATTGTACTGTTTCATTTATCTTCTTCAGGGTCAAATAACTTTCACCTCTTCCAAAATGCTGACAGTAAACTTCTTGAGAAATACGATATCGAGCTACTTACTCGTAAACAAGTTCTTTACAATCGTCATCTAGATAATTGCGATGTTTACATTACAACTCATGGGGAGTACTTTTCTAATTATGAAAAAATTAATATTGATCTCTGGCATGGTTTTCCACTAAAGGGTATGGCCAAAATGGATAAAAATGAAGCTATTTCTGATAATAGTATCCATAATCATTGGTCCAAAGTAGATATGATCATGTCTTATTCAGCACTATATAATACAGCTATGAATGCTTGTAATGGGGCGAATATTGCTAAATATCGCATCACAGGGGCACCTAGAAACGATGCATTACTATCATGTGTAGACAAAGATATCCTTATAAAGCTGTTTCCAAATATCAGTAAGCAAGATAAAATAATCTTTTTTATGCCGACGTTCCGAAAATCAATTATCAACCCAGACAAATCAGAAGGTTCCAAGAATACCCAAAATTTATTTGGTTTATCTGAATATAACAAAGATCAATTGCAGTCTTTCTTAAAAGAAAATAATCTAAAATTAATAATTAAGCTGCATCCTTTTGAAGAACAATATTTCCAAAAAGAATTGTCTGATATCCGATCGAAAAACATTTTAACTTTAAATGATCAGGACCTAACTTATCACAATCTCGATCTATATAATATTCTTGGAGCAGGAGATATGTTAATTACTGATTATTCTTCAGTATATATTGACTATCTGCTGTTAAATCGTCCTATAATTTTTACGCCTGTCGATCTTAAAGAGTATAGAGATAACCGTGGATTGTTGTTTGAACCATATGACTTTTGGACACCTGGACCTAAGGTCTATAATCAATCCGCCTTACAGGACGCTATCCGACACTACATTAGTAAAAAAGATTACTATGCAGCGGAACGAAACACTCTACTTAATCTGTTCCATTTTCATAAAGATGATCAATCCTCTAGTAGGGTATGGGCAGAAATCGATCATTATATTGAAGAGAATTTAGATAATATTCATAGTAGAAGAACAAAACTTAGAGAACACAGAGAGCTACAGGGCAAAATAAAACATACTATTCAAAATATGATTGAAA contains these protein-coding regions:
- a CDS encoding glycosyltransferase family 2 protein — encoded protein: MRERKLPSAQTNISAFKNNEIEKEGCIPMSVSAAMIVKDSERCIARCLDSIVDAVDEIVIVDTGSEDATIAIIKEYIQKHPYIKLYHYEWIDDFAAARNYSLQQVTHDWVFVVDSDDVLPATEQTKVRSYVQKQKEIGQEAVFDIIYDNTVAGEIVEVIPVGYVRLFPSHLRYTDRIHEQISCGDIPRLASDIHLLHDGYDINIIDLKAKKKRNIDLLIASLQSNQNNARLWLHLAREMSILDLSKALRYLDIAESKTSNPDLLLLIRNERTSLQ
- a CDS encoding glycosyltransferase family 2 protein is translated as MNTLSLVMIVKNESAVLSRCLESVVKLVDEVVVVDTGSTDNTLQIAREYNAKIYNYQWNNDFAAARNYALEQSTSDWNLVLDADEFISNDCLATIQEFIHSAPEIGKVKVKNQFESQGQINTEISYISRIFPKQCRYIGKIHEQIQSDMKRVILAVEITHDGYLNKTKSDRNIPILLDCIKEQPQDAYYHYQIAKEYRGLQQHNQAVTHLRFAYQFIDRRKVFAPQVIINYLYATIAAGTLEEGISVIEDNYEYLEESADFFFVAALFMLELILSNPGNYSNNLFLIEQFYQRALTIGEVEVEGKVDGTGSYAAHHNLGVYYEVTGQQDLAKQQYSFAAEYNYAPSLNRLANLREA
- a CDS encoding YqiA/YcfP family alpha/beta fold hydrolase; protein product: MFEFYNITLKLDAKKVFIRDIYQSWYHRGLGTSSISNILELKEYVEKLIQISKSNKVVLVGNSMGGYASLLIGRMLNCKDVKVITFNPQTVIGVDNFSEFKETRWNKEMSNLQNIDDSTLLNLNSFFEKNKSNGGEYEIHYSNSDKKHAEVMKDIPEVKLIEYKLDSTIDDHELVKILKNENQLLDILKKGLNTL
- a CDS encoding CDP-glycerol glycerophosphotransferase family protein; this translates as MKKFKPRIKLITHSQSGCNNRALFYDMPDYITKKYEVKLIEHEIYTEFNEEVDDSEIVVTTHCSYTPKQGQINVELWHGFGPKTLRVMEQKNRTIRNSLEHQYFHFKELNAMISFSPFCSYMLNGAFLASGHVYHVTGMPRNDMLLQGKKKFDCILDQDFSSKKVVFYAPTWRDQIFNLEKSDGSKDWSNVFGFSDFDKVGFGKFLTDNNIVLIIKLHPFEEELFSSKVTELLSDNMYLLTNKVLEEKDVQLYELLGSTDMLMTDYSSIYIDYLLLNKPVVFIPLDLKDYDDSRGLWLTPFDFWAPGPKTYTQLDLEVQMLRSLKENDYYYSQRKDVTNLIHYYTDASSSERVWNMIDDLWEGDNHNRSQEVNEESAEIVLLKNSIKSQINNLCGEFKLDEAEGLIKKLENQVGIDVDIQVMKASIAYLRQDFQSAIWILREANIRFANNIEILFNLAFMYKLDGDLRKSLYYFEKLLNCTIQEQESNFQNYYNQIKENANIHLREINMLLGAD
- a CDS encoding CDP-glycerol glycerophosphotransferase family protein encodes the protein MLYRPKVLLIADDLIECNSTALLAKAPKYITEKFEIVFKLKNEVDDINVENFDIVINSNDVFLPTKYQINVEFSKIPFGPSKRMDRNISPSIEYTKFEDLYVSWRHVDIILSNSAVNSVLFNACNGATAEQYQITGIPSNDFLFDEVVNKNNILETFGVVKDRDFKVIMYSYDYTTQNLNYKGMKGLNELFQAIFNFEKFEINELFNFLKKNKLFFFIDMTKNNIYISEYNKNMLLENNIFLLKENDLVKRHLYLSQILNAIDLLISDVNPSCLNYFLLNKPVLFNDNRLSHLEGGPIHPYQFWSPGSRFKLYTEMESMILAIFEKNDSFAAERKKIVDIVHHHQTAGSSERAWHIIDHFWECGNTSIEKLELSAEQNDIKIAITDRIGFLIENNSLEDAQNAIEAYKEHFEIDEEYITMQSFLYFKLGESKKALQILKEGRLKFPNNYDILFNLGYISQELGQKEMSKYYFDMARQNQTGTEI
- a CDS encoding CDP-glycerol glycerophosphotransferase family protein; this encodes MDNKIKIVLFHLSSSGSNNFHLFQNADSKLLEKYDIELLTRKQVLYNRHLDNCDVYITTHGEYFSNYEKINIDLWHGFPLKGMAKMDKNEAISDNSIHNHWSKVDMIMSYSALYNTAMNACNGANIAKYRITGAPRNDALLSCVDKDILIKLFPNISKQDKIIFFMPTFRKSIINPDKSEGSKNTQNLFGLSEYNKDQLQSFLKENNLKLIIKLHPFEEQYFQKELSDIRSKNILTLNDQDLTYHNLDLYNILGAGDMLITDYSSVYIDYLLLNRPIIFTPVDLKEYRDNRGLLFEPYDFWTPGPKVYNQSALQDAIRHYISKKDYYAAERNTLLNLFHFHKDDQSSSRVWAEIDHYIEENLDNIHSRRTKLREHRELQGKIKHTIQNMIESGYLAQANESIQEYLVDNPADPDIFAMNGMLHLMNGDSSEAIQSFLKGHQHYPWDEDLLYNLGYVYESIGDIKLAHSYYHQALKQCQKPELNKIINDKLKTLNNLN